A segment of the Collimonas fungivorans genome:
CTAACACCGCGCCCAGACCGCCCTTGCGCCACGCGGCCGCAATGCTCCCCTGGCCGCCCTTACCTTTCCCGATTCCCACGCTGCTCTCCCCGTTGACTTGCGCTGTCGATAATGTTTTTATGCAATGAATATACTTAATGCAATATTCAAGCCAGCTGTGTGCATGTCGGCGGCGACTGCTGTTGCGTCGCTCTTTTGCAGACAAGTCCCCGGATGCGACCAGGGCCAGATGACACGCGCTCAGCTGGCTGGCAGCTTGAGCGCGCGCAAAACATCCCGACTATAACGCAACATCAATCAAGGATACAAACCGCGCATTTCACGCGCCTGCAGGACACGGGTACAGGCAACGATAAATGCGGCGGTGCGCAGCGATACCTTCTTCTCTTCGGCCAGTTGCCAGACCGCGGTAAACGCTTCGCGCATGATGCGGGTCAGGCGCAGGTTGATTTCATCTTCAGTCCAGAAGAAGCTGGAGAAATCCTGCACCCATTCGAAATAACTCACCGTCACGCCGCCTGCATTGGCGATCACGTCAGGCACCACCAGCACACCCTTTTCATGCAGGATGTCGTCCGCAGCCGGGCTGGTCGGGCCGTTGGCGCCTTCCAGGATGATCTTGGCGCGGATGGTGGGCGCATTCTCCACGGTGATTTGTTGCTCCAGAGCAGCAGGCACCAAAATATCGCAATCGACAGCCCAAAACTGCGCACGGTCGCTGATTTCTTCGCCGCCCTTGAAGCCGGCAACGCTGCCGGTTTCATTGACGTGGGCTTGCAACGCCGCCACATCGAGGCCGCTGGAACGCACCACGGTCGAGATATGGTCTTGCACCGCCACCACTTTGGCGCCGGCTTCCGAGAACAGGCGCGCGGCAATGCCGCCGACATTGCCGAAACCCTGCACCGCAATCTTGGCGCCATGGATATCCAGGCCGCGCTTGACCGCCGCTTCACACCCCACCACGAACACGCCGCGGCCGGTGGCTTCGCGCCGTCCCAGGCTGCCGCCCAGTGAAATCGGCTTGCCGGTGACCACGCCCGATGCGGTGCTGCCCTGGTTCATGGAATAGGTATCCATCATCCAGGCCATGATCTGTTCGTTGGTGTTGACGTCGGGCGCCGGGATGTCCTTGTTGGGGCCGATGATGATGCCGATCTCGCTGGTGTAACGCCGCGTCATGCGCTGCAATTCACCTTGCGACAAGGTCTTCGGATCAACCCGGATGCCGCCCTTGGCGCCGCCGTACGGCACGTTCACGGCCGCGTTCTTGACCGTCATCCAGGCCGACAGGGCCATCACTTCGGACAACGTCACGTCCTGGTGGAAACGCACGCCGCCCTTGCCTGGGCCGCGCGAGGTGTTGTGCTGGACGCGATAGCCTTCGAAGTGGGCAATGGTGCCGTCGTCACGTTCGATAGGGACGTCGACGATCAGCATCCGCTTCGGACGTTTCATGGTCTCGACCCAGCGGGCCAGATTGCCGAGGTAAGGTGTTACGCGATCGATTTGTTCGAGATAGTCGCCCCATGGGCCGATGCCATGTTGCGTGAGATAGGATGGAACTTCGTGCTTGATAGTCATATTTTTGCGCGCTCCTGGAAGTTGCAGACCGGCCCCCTGAACAAGGACAACAATAAGGACAACAGGGGAACTGACAGCGGGGGCTAAATCGATCTAGTGGCGAATCGTAGGACAACGGCACAGGGCAAAGCCAATGCTTTGTGCGCATGTAACTATGCATTTTTTGCATTAATATCAAAAATACAATTTCACCATGGCAGACACGACTTTCGCGCAACATCCTGCATGTGCAGCGGGCCGGCGCTTTCGGCGATTTATGCGAGCGCTGCCGGCGTTTTACGTTTTGCGTTTTTGGCGGCTTCCTTGGCTGCTTCTTTGGTTGCCTGTTCCTGCTGCTGCAGCAGGTAAGCCCATAACCGCGCCACCACCGGCTTGCCCGGCCTTTGCACGGTAGGACGCTCGCGGTACAGGCGGATTTCCATGGTCGCTTCCCACTCGGGAGCGTTATGGTCGACGCTGGCCAGCTGCTTCAACTTGACTTCGCGGGTCACCGCCGACTCTGGCAGAAACGCCACGCCATGCCCTTCCAGCGCCATCATTTTCAAACCTTCCGCCATGTCCGTCTCGTAGCGTTTCTCAAGGTAGAGCGGCTTCTTGGCGTCGGCCAGAATCAATTCCACCATACGCCCGAGATAGGCATTGCTGGTATAGGACAAGAACGGCAAAGGCGCGCCGGCGCTGCCGGGAAAGACATAGTCCGGCACGCCGGCCTTGTTGCAATGGGCATAGGCGCGCAGCACCTCGCTGCCCAATGTGATCAGGTCGTAGCGCCCGGTATCGAGCTGCACCGGCTGGCGCGGATGGTGATAGCACAGCAGCAGGTCGCAGCCGCCGTCCACCATCGCCATCACGGCGTCATGCACGTTCAAGGCCAGCAGGCGCGTATTGAGCGGCCCGAAACCGCTCTCCAGCAAACGGATCCAGCGCGGCACATAAGTCAGCGACAAGGTATGCGGCACGGCGAAATCGACCGTGCTCAAAGCGGTCGGACGCTTGCCCCGCATCAGCGCACGGGCATTGTTGATCTGGCCCAGCATCTCCAGCGCCTGCTCGTAAAACACTTCGCCGGCGGCGGTCAGCCGCGTCGGATAGGAAGTGCGGTCGATCAGATCGGCGCCCAGCCATGCTTCCAGCGACTGGATGCGGCGCGAGAAGGCCGGCTGCGTGACATGACGCAATTCTGCAGAGCGGCTGAAACTATGGGTTTCCGCCAACGAAATGAAGTCTTCTAACCATTTGCTTTCCATGCCGCTATCGTAACGCGAGTCGGCGGCGGCAGCATAGAAAATTGGCGCAGCCGCGGCTGACAATCTGCATCGGCGTTGTACTTCTGCACCTTGTACTTCTACACCACCTGCACCACGTTCTCAGGATAAGCGCCATCGATTCCCGGCGACGGGCTTTCCACTTCTTCCGGATGCGCTTGCTGGCGTTGCCACATCTGCGCGTAAGCGCCGTCTGCCGCCAGCAGCTGGACGTGGGTGCCGCGCTCGATGATGCGGCCGTGGTCCAGCACCAGGATCTGCGCCGCGTCGGCAATGGTCGACAGGCGGTGGGCGATCACCAGCGTGGTGCGGTCCTTGGCGATTTCCTTTAACTGCGCCTGGATCGCCTGCTCCGATTTGGAATCGAGCGCGGAAGTGGCTTCGTCGAAAATCAGCAGCGCGGGATTTTTCAGCAAAGTGCGCGCGATCGCCACCCGCTGCTTTTCGCCACCCGACAATTTCAAGCCGCGTTCGCCCACCATCGAATCGTAGCCGTCCGGCAGCGACTCGATGAAATCGTGGATATGCGCGGCCTTGGCGACCGCGACGATTTCCGCCTTGCTGGCGCCCGGCTTGCCGTAGGCGATGTTGTATTCGATGCTGTCGTTGAACAGCACCGTATCCTGAGGCACGATGCCGATCGCCTGGCGCAGCGAAGCCTGGGTGATGTCGCGCAAATCCTGGCCGTCGATCGTGATGCGGCCGTTGCTGATATCGTAAAAACGGAACAGCAAACGCGACAGGGTCGACTTGCCGGAGCCGCTGTGGCCGACCACCGCGGTGGTGGTGCCGGCGGCAATCGTGAAATCGACATCGAACAGGATCTGGCGTTTGCTCTCGTAGCTGAAATCGACGTGCGTAAAACGCACTTGCGCGCCGCCGGTCAGCAGCGGCCGCGCCTCGGCGGCATCGGCGATTTCGCGATTCTCGTCAAGCAGGTGGAACAACCTTTCCATGTCAGCCAGGCTCTGCTTGATTTCGCGGTAGATGACGCCGAGGAAATTCAGCGGGATATACAGCTGGATCATGAAGGAGTTGACCAGCACCAGGTCGCCCAGCGTCATCTTGCCGTCGATCACGCCCTGCGTGGCGCGCCACAGGATCAGCGTCACCGCGATGGCGATGATCAGAGATTGCCCGGTATTCAACAGGGACAGCGAGGTCTGCGATTTCACCGCCGCGGTTTCGTAGCGCATCAAGCCATCGTCGTAGCGCCGCGCCTCGTATTCTTCATTACCGAAATACTTGACGGTTTCGTAGTTGATCAGCGAATCGATGGCCTTGGTGTTGGCGCTCGAATCGAGGCTGTTCATGGTGCGCCGGAAATGGGTGCGCCATTCGGTGACCGTGACAGTAAAAAAAATGTAGCTGACCAGCGCCACCACGGTGATGCCGGCGAACCAGATATCGTAGTGCAGCACCAGGTAACCCAGCACCAGCGAGATTTCGATCAGGGTCGGCAAGATGCTGAATAGCGCGTACGACACCAGCGACGAGATGCCGCGCGTGCCGCGTTCGATATCGCGCGTCATGCCCCCGGTCTGGCGGTTCAGGTGAAAACGCAGCGACAGCGAATGCAGGTGGCGGAACACTTGCAAGGCGATGGTCCGCACCGCACGCTGGGTCACGCGCGCGAACACGAACTCGCGCAATTCGGTGAACAAGGTGGTACTCAGGCGCAGCGCGCCGTAGGCCACCAGTATCCCCAGCGGCAGCACCAGCATCGCCTGCGGATGGCTGACCGTGATGGTCATGCTGTCGACCAGTTTCTTCAGCACCAGCGGCACGCCGACATTGGCCAGCTTGGCGCCCAGCATGAACAGCAGCGCCAGCGAGACCCGCCACTTGTAGGTCCAGAGATAGGGCAGCAAAGTCTTGAGCGTGGCCCAGTCGCTACGCTTTGGCTGGCCGCTGCCGGTAACTGCGGCAGGCTCTGGCGACGTGGAAGAATGGTGGCGCATAGGGTGACAATCTTAAAGAATAGTTTAAGCTACGGATACAAAGCCAATTGTAGCTCTCAGGGGAAATAACAGATGACTGATCAAAACAACAATCAATTGCCGCCCGACACCATGCCGCAACTGCGGGTGATGCCGATGCCGTCCGACGCCAATGTGCACGGCGACGTCTTCGGCGGCTGGATCATGGCACAAGTCGACATTGCCGGTTCCCTGCCGGCCACCCGTCGCGCCAACGGCCGTGTCGCCACGATCGCGGTGAACTCTTTCCTGTTCAAGCAACCGGTGTTTGTCGGCGACCTGCTGTCGTTTTATGCCGAGATCGTCAAGGTCGGCAATACGTCGATCACAGTCAACGTCGAGGTGTATGCCGAACGCAACCGGCTGCAGACAGAGGTCGTGAAAGTGACCGAAGCGACGCTGACTTATGTCGCCACCGACGCTCAGCGCAAGCCGCGTCAGCTGCCGCCGCTGGCATCCTGACGATTTCCTGGCTCGGTTCCTAGGGCGCGCCGAGCTCGCTGGAGATGCCGGCCGCCGCCGCCTGCACTACAGCGATCAATGACTGCATCCGTTCCAGCGACATGTAAGGCAGGGTGCTGGAAACGCTGATGGCGGCGACAATCGCGTGGCTGGCGTCGTAGATCGGCGCCGCCACGCAGCGTATCGACGGCTCGTTGTCTTCCAGGTCGAAGGCATAACCGCCTTTGACGTATTCACGCATCTGGTCGCGGAACTCAGTCCAGCTACGCTTGGGCAACAAGCCGGAAGCATGGCTGCCGGCCGCGCTGCTGCGCTTCTGGTACAAGTTTTTCCATTCCTCTTCGTCCATGCCCAGCATCAAAGCCTTGCCGACGCCGGTAGTGGCGATGGGCATCCTGTGCCCCACGCGCGAACGCATTTCCAAACCCTTCTTGCCCGGAATCTTGTCCAGGTAGAGCACATCGTCGGCGTCCTGCAAAGCCAGGTGGATGGTGTCGCCCGACTGTTCGGCCAGCCGCTCCAGGTAGGGCCGCGCCGCTATGCTCAGCGAGACTTCTTCGCGCGCCTGGAAACCCAGTTCGATCAGTTTCGGGCCGAGCACATAACCTGCGCTCGGCGTAAAACGCAGATAACGCTCCTGCACCAGGCAGTTCGCCAGCCTGTGGGTAGTGCTGCGCGTGGTGCCCAGCATTTGCGCGATCTGTTTCAGGTCGCGCGCGCCACCGGCCACCGCCTGCAATACTCCCAGCCCGCGTGTCAGGGTCTGGGTGCCGGTCGGGGCGGCAGTTCCCTCGCCCACATTGCCAGGCAACTCCGCTGAGTCCTGCGATTTGCGCATGATTAGAACCTGTCAGAAAATATCCAAAATCCCATATATTGGGACATAATATCATATATTGACAGAAAATTGCAGCCGGAATAAAGTACGCCACATCACGGGCCACGCAGATCCTGCCCGCAATTTTTGAAACGCATTTAAAACCAAGCAACCCATGCCGCCTGTACCGCATCAAACGCACTTGATCGCCCTCGACTGGGGGACTTCGTCGCTGCGCGCCTATCGGCTCGGAGCGCATGGCCAGACGCTGGAGTTGCGCGCCCTGCCCTGCGGCGTCATGCAATTGCCGGCAGCCGATGGCGACGGCAAAGACGGTTTCGAAGCCGCTTTCGAGCAAGCTTGCGGTGACTGGCTGCACGCTGCGCCGGGCACGCCGGTGATCGCGGCCGGCATGGTGGGCAGCCGCCAGGGCTGGCTGGAAGTCCCGTATCTGGAAGTGCCGATCGCCGTCGACCGCATCGGCGCCAGCTTAAGTACGCTGTGCAATCGCCATGGCCAGATGATCCACCTGGTGCCGGGCCTGATCGAAAACTCCATGCTGCCGAACGTCATGCGCGGCGAAGAGACCCAGGTGGTCGGCGTGCTCAATGCCCTCAACCAGGACTTGGCAGAGACCGATATCCTGGTCGGCCTGCCCGGCACCCATTCCAAGTGGGTGCAGATACGGCGCGCAGGCAAGCAATGCCAAGTAGCGCATTTTGATACATTCATGACCGGCGAAGTGTTTGCCGCCTTGTCCGGACATACCATCCTCGGGCGCGGCATGCAGGCTGGCGGCGACCAAGCGGAGGCCGGGCAGCGCGCGTTTGAGCGCGGCGCCCTGGTGGCGCGCAGCGCGGCAGGCCAGGCCGGCGTATTGTCGACCATATTCAGTACGCGCACGCTGGGACTGACCGGCGTGCTGGACGGCGCCGGCCAGCGCGAATACCTGTCCGGACTGCTGATCGGCCACGAAATCGCCGCCTTAAAAACCATGTTGCTGGAACAAGGGCGGCAACCCTCGCAAGTGATGCTGGTCGGCGAAGCCGGCTTGTGTGCACGCTACACGCAAGTGCTGCGCGCCTATGATTTTGGAGCAGTCGAAGTCGTCGCCCAGGCCACCGAACGCGGCCTGTGGCAACTGGCGCTGACGGCTGGACTATTAAAACATGCCTAGCAACGGGAATACCGGGAAACCATCATGTTAAGAAATGCAATGAAACAATGCGGACTGATCGCCATCCTGCGCGGCGTCGAGCCGCATGAAGTGGCGGCGATCGGCCTGAAACTTTACGAAGCCGGTTTCCGTATCATAGAGGTGCCGCTTAATTCGCCCCAGCCGTTCGACAGCATCCGCAGCCTGCGCAACGCCTTGCCTGCCGACTGCATGGTCGGCGCCGGCACGGTCTTGACGACCGACCAGGTGGCGGCGGTCAAGCGCGCCGGCGGCGAGATCATCGTCATGCCGCACAGCGATCCGGAAGTGATCGCTGCCGCCAAACAGGCCGGCCTGGCTTGTGCGCCGGGCGTCGCCACGGTAACCGAAGCATTCGCCGCGCTGGCCGCCGGCGCCGATGTCTTGAAAATGTTCCCGGCCGAACAGCTGGGGTCGAACGTAGTCAAGGCGTGGCGGGCGGTAATCCCGCGCGAAGTGGCGTTGCTGCCGGTAGGCGGCATCACGCCGGAAAACCTGGCGACATTCATCAGCGCCGGCGCTTCCGGATTCGGCCTCGGGTCTGCCCTGTACAAACCGGGCCTGAGCGCCGAACAGGTCGGCCAGAACGCCAACCGGTTTGTCGCGGCATGGTGCGCAATACAAGAAAATTCAAACACTGCAGAAACAGCGGAAACGCCAGAAACAAAAAATTGAACAGGAGACGAGCTTAATGAAGATCACCAAACTGACCACTTACATCGTACCGCCGCGTTGGTGTTTCCTGAAGATAGAAACCGACGAAGGCGTGGTCGGCTGGGGCGAACCGGTGGTCGAAGGCCGCGTGCACAGCGTGGCGGCGGCTGTCGAAGAACTGTCCGACTACCTGATCGGCAAGGATCCGCGCCATATCGAAGACCATTGGACGGTACTGTACCGCGGCGGCTTTTATCGCGGCGGCGCCATCCACATGAGTGCGCTGGCCGGCATCGACCAGGCGCTGTGGGATATCAAGGGCAAGGCGTTAGGCGTCTCGGTCAGCCAGCTGCTGGGCGGCCCGGTGCGCGACAGCATCCGCGTCTATTCCTGGATCGGCGGCGACCGCCCGGCCGACACCGCGGCAGCGGCCAAGGACGCCGTGGCGCGCGGTTTTACCGCGGTGAAGATGAACGGCACAGAGGAACTGCAGTTTGTCGATTCCTATGAAAAAGTGGAAGCGACATTGGCCAACGTCGCCGCCGTGCGCGCGGCGGTCGGCCCGCACATCGGCATCGGCGTCGACTTCCACGGCCGCGTGCACAAGCCGATGGCGAAAATCCTGATCAAGGAACTGGAACAATTCAAGCTGATGTTTATCGAAGAGCCAGTGCTCAGCGAAAACTACGAAGCGCTGAAAGAGCTGGCGCCTCTGACCAGCACGCCGATCGCGCTGGGCGAACGGCTGTACTCGCGCTGGGATTTCAAGCGCATCCTCAGCGAAGGTTATGTCGACATCATCCAGCCCGATGTTTCCCACGCCGGCGGCATCACCGAAACGCGCAAGATCGCCACCATGGCTGAAGCCTACGACGTCGCCGTGGCGCTGCACTGCCCGCTCGGCCCGATTGCGCTGGCCGCCTGCCTGCAGGTGGATGCGGTGTCGTACAACGCCTTTATCCAGGAACAGAGCCTGGGCATCCATTACAACAAGAGCAACGACTTGCTCGATTACGTGAAAAACCCTGAAGTCTTCGCCTACGACAAGGGCTACGTGACCATTCCGCAGGGACCGGGACTGGGCATAGAAATCAATGAAGAGTATGTCAAGGAGCGGGCTGCCGTAGGCCATCGCTGGCGCAATCCGATCTGGCGCCATAAGGACGGCAGTTTCGCCGAGTGGTAAGACACAGGCTTCATTGGTTCAGCAGGGAAATGATTTTAAAAAGAGAGCAGCATAGCCCTCAAATGCCACCATTGGTCCGGTTAACCCGGACAGGAGATCGTTATGCAGGAGCAGGTGCTTGAAGTAGAACGGCTGTCGACGGCAAACCAGGCAACGCAACCGCCACCGCAGCAAGCACCCAGCCGCAAACGCTTCCTGATCATGCTGCTGCTGTTCGTCACGGTCGTGATCAATTACCTGGACCGCAGCAACCTGTCGATCGCCGCGCCGGAATTGATGCGCGAACTGGCTATCGACCCGGTCCATGCGGGCTGGATTTTTTCCGCTTTCGGCTGGACCTATGCCGCCATGCAAATCCCCGGCGGCTGGCTGGTGGACCGGGTGACGCCTAGGGTGCTGTATGCGCTGGCGCTGGCCCTGTGGTCGCTGGCCACCATCTTCCTCGGTTTTATCGGCAGCTTCGCCGGGCTGTTTGCGCTGCGCCTGCTGGTGGGGGCGCTGGAAGCGCCGGCTTATCCGATCAACAACCGTGTCGTCACCACCTGGTTTCCTGAACGCGAACGGGCCACCGCCATCGGCTTCTACACCTCCGGCCAGTTCGTCGGACTGGCGTTCCTGACGCCGCTGCTGGCCTGGCTGCAGCAGGCTTACGGCTGGCACATGGTGTTCGTCAGCACCGGCCTGACCGGCATTGCCTGGGCCGCAATCTGGTATCTCGTCTATCGCGAGCCGCGCCAGTTCAAGGGCGCCAATGCGGCGGAAATCGAATTGATCCGCAGCGGCGGCGGCCTGGTCGATATTGCCCAGGCGGCGAGCGCGCAAAAACCGGGCTTCAGCGTGGCCGACCTCGGGCTGGTGCTGAGCCGGCGCAAACTGTGGGGCATCTACCTCGGACAGTACGCCGTGAATTCCACGCTGTGGTTCTTCCTGACCTGGTTCCCGACCTACCTGGTCAAATATCGCGGCATGGATTTCATCAAGTCCGGTTTCCTGGCCTCGCTGCCGTTCCTGGCGGCCTTCCTCGGCGTGCTCAGCTCCGGCGTCTTTTCCGACTGGCTGATACGCAAGGGAGCATCGGTGGGACTGGCGCGCAAACTGCCGATCATCAGCGGCTTGCTGATTTCTACCTGCATCATCGGCGCCAACTACGTCGACTCGACCGCCTGGATCATCGTCTTCATGGCAGTGGCCTTCTTCGGCAACGGCTTTGCGTCGATTTCATGGTCGCTGGTGTCGTCGCTGGCGCCGGCCAAGATGCTGGGGCTGACCGGCGGCGTCTTCAACTTCATCGGCAACCTGGCCGCCATCACGACGCCGCTAGTGATCGGGTTCCTGATCAGCGGCGACAGCTTCGCGCCGGCCATCACCTATATCGCCGTGATGGCCCTGGTGGGAGCGCTGTCGTATATCCTGCTGGTCGGCAAAGTGGAACGCATCACCGCCTGACGCTCTCGCAAAAAAACAAACCCCGGATGCGCTTGTCGCACATCCGGGGTTTTTCACAACCGTGGCCTCCGGCAAGACGCCACTTTTTCCAAATCTCAGGCTGCCTGTTTTTGCTCCGCCGGTTTTTCGTCACGCAATTCGCGCCGCAGGATCTTGCCAACGTTGGTCTTCGGCAGGTCGGTGCGGAACTCGATATATTTCGGCCGCTTGTAGCCGGTCAGCTGCTCACGGCAATAAGCCATCAGTTGCTCGGCAGTCAGCGACGGATCCTTGCGCACCACAAAAATCTTCACCACTTCGCCGGCATGTTCGTCCGGTACGCCGACGCATGCGCATTCCAGCACGCCGGGATGCTGCACCACCACACCTTCGACTTCGTTCGGATAGACATTGAAGCCTGACACCAGGATCATGTCTTTCTTGCGGTCGACGATCTTGGTATAGCCGCGCTCATCCATGATGCCGATATCGCCCGACTTGAAAAAGCCGTCCGCAGTCATGACCTTGGCGGTTTCGTCGTCGCGGTTCCAGTAGCCGCGCATGACCTGCGGTCCGCGGATCGCGATTTCGCCGGCCTGGCCCAGCGCTACCGGGTTACCGGCGTCGTCCAGGATGGCGATCTCGGTCGACGGCAAAGGCAAGCCGATAGTGCCGCTGTATTCCTTGATGTCGCACGGATTGGCGCAAGCGATAGGCGAAGTTTCCGACAAGCCGTAGCCTTCGATGATCGGACAGCCGGTGATTTCCTTCCACTTGTCGGCAACCGCCTTTTGCACCGCCATGCCGCCGCCGACGCAGACCCGGTAACCGGAGAAATCCAGCTTGGCGAAGTCGGGATGGTTCAGCAAGGCGTTGTACAGCGTATTGACCGCCGGGAAGGTATTGATCTGGTATTTCGACATTTCCTTGATCAGGCCGGCGATGTCGCGCGGATTCGGGACCAGCAGGTTCAAGGCGCCCTCGCGCATGCCGAGCATGCCGCACACCGTCAACGCGAAGATGTGATACAGCGGCAAGGCGCAGACAAACACCAGTTGCTCGATTTTGGGGCCGTTGGTCAGGCCCGGGGTGAGCCAGGCTTCAGCCTGCAGCACATTGGCCACCACGTTGCGATGCGACAGCGTTGCCCCTTTCGAGACGCCGGTGGTGCCGCCCGTGTATTGCAGGAAAGCGGTGTCGTCCGGCGTCAGCACAACCGGCTTCAACTGCAGCGAAGACGCTTGCGACAAGACGCTGTTGAACGGCACGGAACCGGGCAAGGAAAAACTCGGCACCATCTTCTTGACATGGCGCACCACCAGGTTGACCACCAGGCCTTTGACGCCCATCAGGTCACCCATGCTGGCAACCACCACATGCTTGACCTTGGTGCGGGCGATGACCTGCTGCAAGGTGGTGGCGAAATTTTCGAGTATGAAGATGGCTTCCGC
Coding sequences within it:
- a CDS encoding long-chain fatty acid--CoA ligase: MDKFWLKSYPEGVAPEIDYSQYQSLAQLLEEAFQKYAPRNAYACMGKYLTYAEVDQLSRKVGAWLQGKGLEKGARVAIMMPNVLQYPVAIAAILRAGYIVVNVNPLYTPRELEHQLNDSGAEAIFILENFATTLQQVIARTKVKHVVVASMGDLMGVKGLVVNLVVRHVKKMVPSFSLPGSVPFNSVLSQASSLQLKPVVLTPDDTAFLQYTGGTTGVSKGATLSHRNVVANVLQAEAWLTPGLTNGPKIEQLVFVCALPLYHIFALTVCGMLGMREGALNLLVPNPRDIAGLIKEMSKYQINTFPAVNTLYNALLNHPDFAKLDFSGYRVCVGGGMAVQKAVADKWKEITGCPIIEGYGLSETSPIACANPCDIKEYSGTIGLPLPSTEIAILDDAGNPVALGQAGEIAIRGPQVMRGYWNRDDETAKVMTADGFFKSGDIGIMDERGYTKIVDRKKDMILVSGFNVYPNEVEGVVVQHPGVLECACVGVPDEHAGEVVKIFVVRKDPSLTAEQLMAYCREQLTGYKRPKYIEFRTDLPKTNVGKILRRELRDEKPAEQKQAA